The following nucleotide sequence is from uncultured Erythrobacter sp..
CTGGAGCGGTTCAGCCTCGTAAATCGGTGTTTAGCACCGTGGAAAAGAGGTTTGCGCACGCTTGTGGCGGGATTCGCGGCTCCTGTACTGCGTACATCACGCGAATGGGCGCGTGAAAGCGATCATGCCAGCACCTTTGATATCCCCCTCGATCCTGTCAGCCGACTTTGCGCGGCTGGGCGAAGAAGTGCGCGCGATCGACGAGGCCGGGGCCGACTGGGTCCATATCGACGTGATGGACGGGCATTATGTGCCCAATATCACCATCGGGCCGGACGTTGTGAAGGCGCTGCGCCCGCACACCGACAAGACATTCGACGTCCACCTGATGATCGCGCCGGTCGATCCGTATCTCGAAGCCTTTGCCGAAGCCGGCGCGGATATCATCACTGTCCATCCCGAGGCCGGGCCGCACGTTCACCGCACGCTGCAAGCGATCCGCGCGCTGGGGAAGAAGGCAGGCGTCGTGCTGAACCCCGGCACGCCGGTTGAAGTGCTCGACAACCTCATGGACCTTGTCGATCTGGTTCTCGTCATGAGCGTCAACCCCGGTTTCGGCGGGCAAAGCTTCATCCCGTCGCAGCTCGCCAAGATCACTCGCATTCGCGAGATGATCGAGCGCGAAGGTCGCCCGATCCATCTCGAAGTCGATGGCGGCGTGAATCCAGAAACCGCCAGGCAGTGTGTCGCCGCAGGGGCCGATGTTCTGGTCGCCGGGTCCGCGACGTTCAAAGGCGGCGCAGGGCAATATGCGGCCAACATCGCCGCGCTGAAGGGAGTTTCGTGATGGAAACGCTGTTCAGCAACAACGATGATCCGCTTGTCGATGAGCTGAGCGAAGACACTGGCGATCAGTCCGCTCTGCCGCTTGGCAAAGGTGAGGACCCGCTCCGCGACGAAGCTTCTGACAACACATCCGAAACCACCGAAACAGTCGAGCCATCACGCGCTCTCGCGCTGACCGATGTGGTCGCGCCGCGCAGCAGCGCAGGTGAAGCGCTGATCCGCATGGCTTACCGGATGGGCGTCCCCGGGCATACGCTCTCTGCGCCTCTCCGGCGGCCACAAGCGATGCGGATCCTGGCAACGGTTGAAAGCCCGGTTCGCGGCGACCGTGCGGCTGGCACTGCTTTGCGGGCGGGGCATTTCCTGATCCACGGTGTCAAAACGGCCATTGGACAAGTGGATTTCGATAGCAATGCGCGTTTGAGTCCCGGCCTTGAGCGTTCGCTGCACAGTTTCGGGT
It contains:
- the rpe gene encoding ribulose-phosphate 3-epimerase, giving the protein MPAPLISPSILSADFARLGEEVRAIDEAGADWVHIDVMDGHYVPNITIGPDVVKALRPHTDKTFDVHLMIAPVDPYLEAFAEAGADIITVHPEAGPHVHRTLQAIRALGKKAGVVLNPGTPVEVLDNLMDLVDLVLVMSVNPGFGGQSFIPSQLAKITRIREMIEREGRPIHLEVDGGVNPETARQCVAAGADVLVAGSATFKGGAGQYAANIAALKGVS